In one Brassica oleracea var. oleracea cultivar TO1000 chromosome C9, BOL, whole genome shotgun sequence genomic region, the following are encoded:
- the LOC106319002 gene encoding calcium-transporting ATPase 2, endoplasmic reticulum-type: MEEEKKSLSPWSWSVDQCLKEYNTTLDKGLTTEDVQTRRQKHGYNELAKEKGKPLWHLVLEQFDDTLVKILLGAAFISFVLAFLGEEHGSGSGSGAGFEAFVEPFVIVLILILNAVVGVWQESNAEKALEALKEMQCESAKVIRDGVVLPNIPARELVPGDVVELHVGDKVPADMRVSGLKTSTLRVEQSSLTGEAMPVLKGANLVVVNDCELQAKENMVFAGTTVVNGSCVSVVTSIGMDTEIGKIQRQIHEASLEESDTPLKKKLDEFGSRLTTSICVVCVLVWIINYKNFVSWDAADGSFKFSFEKCTYYFKIAVALAVAAIPEGLPAVITTCLALGTRKMAQKNAIVRKLPSVETLGCTTVICSDKTGTLTTNQMSATEFFTLGGKTTVTRVFSVDGTTYDPKDGGIVDWGGYEMDANLQAVAEICSVCNDAGVFYEGKLFRATGLPTEAALKVLVEKMGVPDEKNGESIQEATNDSDNGSSVKLACCDWWNKRSKRLATLEFDRVRKSMSVIVREPNGQNRLLVKGAAESILERSSYTQLADGSHVALDESSRDVILKKHSEMTSKGLRCLGLAYKDELGEFSDYTSESHPSHKKLLDPSSYSNIETNLIFVGVVGLRDPPREEVGRAIEDCREAGIRVMVITGDNKSTAEAICCEIRLFSDNEDLSQSSFTGKEFMSLPASRRSEILSKPGGKVFSRAEPRHKQEIVRMLKEMGEIVAMTGDGVNDAPALKLADIGIAMGITGTEVAKEASDMVLADDNFSTIVSAVAEGRSIYNNMKAFIRYMISSNVGEVISIFLTAALGIPECMIPVQLLWVNLVTDGPPATALGFNPADIDIMKKPPRKSDDCLIDSWVLIRYLVIGSYVGVATVGIFVLWYTQASFLGVSLITDGHTLVSFTQLQNWSECSSWGTNFTASPYTIAGGLRTVAFENNPCDYFTLGKVKPMTLSLSVLVAIEMFNSLNALSEDNSLLKMPPWRNPWLLVAMTVSFGLHCVILYVPFLADVFGIVPLSFREWFVVILVSFPVILIDEGLKFIGRWRRQRIKNKIKKTM; the protein is encoded by the exons ATGGAAGAGGAGAAGAAGTCTTTATCTCCGTGGTCGTGGTCCGTTGACCAATGTCTGAAAGAATACAACACAACACTAGACAAGGGTCTAACCACCGAAGATGTCCAAACCCGCCGTCAGAAACACGGTTACAACGAGCTAGCCAAGGAGAAAGGCAAGCCCTTATGGCATCTCGTATTAGAACAGTTCGACGACACCCTCGTCAAGATTCTCCTCGGCGCAGCGTTCATCTCTTTCGTTTTAGCCTTTCTAGGAGAAGAACACGGTTCGGGTTCGGGTTCGGGTGCAGGGTTCGAGGCCTTTGTTGAACCCTTTGTGATCGTTTTGATTCTGATTCTAAACGCTGTGGTTGGTGTCTGGCAAGAGAGCAATGCCGAGAAAGCGCTCGAGGCTCTCAAAGAGATGCAATGCGAATCAGCAAAGGTTATCAGAGACGGAGTTGTGTTGCCGAACATCCCAGCTAGAGAGCTCGTCCCTGGAGACGTAGTCGAGTTACATGTTGGAGATAAAGTCCCTGCTGATATGCGAGTCTCCGGTTTAAAAACGTCGACGCTGAGAGTCGAGCAAAGCTCCTTAACCGGAGAGGCAATGCCGGTTTTAAAAGGAGCTAACCTTGTAGTCGTTAATGATTGCGAGCTCCAAGCAAAAGAGAACATGGTGTTCGCGGGAACGACCGTAGTCAACGGAAGCTGCGTTAGCGTCGTCACAAGCATCGGCATGGATACGGAGATAGGCAAGATACAAAGGCAGATCCACGAGGCGTCGCTCGAAGAGAGCGACACTCCTCTGAAGAAGAAGCTAGACGAGTTCGGGAGCAGATTGACCACTTCCATCTGCGTCGTCTGCGTCCTCGTCTGGATCATCAACTACAAGAACTTTGTCTCGTGGGATGCCGCTGATGGTTCGTTCAAGTTTTCTTTCGAGAAATGCACTTACTACTTCAAAATCGCCGTGGCTCTCGCCGTGGCAGCGATCCCCGAGGGCTTACCCGCCGTGATCACGACGTGTTTAGCCCTGGGGACGAGGAAAATGGCGCAGAAGAACGCGATTGTGAGGAAGCTGCCGAGCGTGGAAACGCTCGGCTGCACGACTGTGATCTGTTCAGACAAGACAGGGACTTTGACTACTAACCAGATGTCTGCAACCGAGTTTTTCACTTTGGGCGGTAAAACAACGGTCACTCGAGTCTTTTCGGTTGATGGTACGACTTATGATCCTAAAGATGGTGGGATTGTTGATTGGGGAGGTTACGAGATGGATGCTAACTTGCAAGCTGTTGCTGAGATATGTTCGGTTTGTAATGATGCTGGAGTGTTCTATGAAGGGAAGTTGTTTAGAGCAACAGGTTTGCCTACTGAAGCAGCTTTGAAGGTTCTTGTTGAGAAGATGGGTGTTCCAGATGAGAAGAACGGTGAGAGTATCCAGGAAGCTACAAATGATTCAGACAACGGTAGCTCAGTGAAACTAG CTTGCTGTGATTGGTGGAACAAAAGATCGAAAAGGCTTGCGACATTGGAGTTTGATCGTGTCCGTAAGTCCATGAGTGTTATCGTGCGTGAACCAAATGGACAAAACCGGCTTCTCGTTAAG GGTGCAGCTGAGAGCATACTTGAGAGAAGTTCATATACGCAGCTTGCTGATGGATCTCATGTAGCTTTAGATGAATCTAGCAGAGACGTGATCCTCAAGAAACATTCTGAAATGACTTCAAAAGGGTTAAGATGTTTAGGGTTAGCTTACAAAGACGAACTAGGGGAGTTTTCAGATTACACTTCTGAATCACATCCTTCACACAAGAAGCTTTTAGACCCTTCGTCCTATTCAAACATCGAAACAAACTTAATCTTTGTTGGAGTTGTTGGTCTCAGAGATCCTCCACGTGAAGAAGTTGGAAGAGCTATTGAAGACTGCAGAGAAGCTGGAATCAGAGTGATGGTTATCACTGGAGATAACAAATCAACGGCTGAAGCTATTTGCTGTGAGATTAGATTGTTCTCAGACAATGAAGATCTTTCTCAGAGTAGCTTCACAGGCAAAGAGTTCATGTCTCTTCCTGCTTCACGGCGGTCTGAGATACTTTCCAAACCTGGAGGGAAAGTGTTTTCAAGAGCTGAGCCAAGGCATAAGCAAGAGATCGTTAGGATGCTTAAGGAGATGGGAGAGATCGTTGCCATGACAGGTGATGGTGTGAATGATGCTCCTGCTTTGAAACTAGCTGACATTGGTATCGCCATGGGAATCACTGGAACCGAG GTTGCCAAAGAAGCTTCAGATATGGTTCTTGCAGATGATAACTTCAGTACTATCGTCTCAGCTGTAGCCGAGGGTCGGTCCATTTACAACAACATGAAAGCTTTTATCAG GTATATGATATCATCTAACGTTGGAGAAGTCATCTCCATCTTCTTAACCGCTGCATTGGGGATACCGGAGTGTATGATACCGGTTCAGCTCCTTTGGGTTAACCTGGTAACCGATGGTCCTCCAGCTACAGCTTTAGGCTTCAACCCAGCTGATATTGACATCATGAAGAAGCCGCCGCGCAAAAGTGATGATTGTCTCATTGATTCATGGGTTCTTATTCGGTACCTTGTGATTGGTTCTTACGTTGGAGTTGCAACCGTTGGCATCTTTGTCTTGTGGTACACGCAAGCTTCTTTCCTCGGGGTTAGTTTGATCACGGATGGACATACGTTGGTCAGCTTCACTCAGCTACAGAACTGGTCTGAATGTTCTTCGTGGGGAACGAACTTCACTGCCTCTCCTTACACAATCGCTGGTGGGCTTAGGACAGTGGCGTTTGAGAACAACCCTTGTGATTACTTCACTCTAGGGAAAGTGAAGCCTATGACTCTGTCTCTCTCTGTTCTTGTGGCAATTGAGATGTTTAACTCGTTGAACGCTTTGTCTGAAGACAACAGTCTCTTGAAGATGCCACCGTGGAGAAACCCTTGGCTTCTTGTGGCTATGACCGTCTCCTTTGGGCTTCACTGTGTTATCCTCTATGTTCCTTTCTTAGCTGATGTGTTTGGGATTGTGCCTTTGAGTTTCAGGGAATGGTTTGTGGTTATTCTTGTTTCTTTCCCTGTGATACTAATCGATGAAGGTCTTAAGTTCATTGGAAGATGGAGAAGACAAAGAATCAAGAACAAAATCAAGAAGACGATGTAA